The Columba livia isolate bColLiv1 breed racing homer chromosome 13, bColLiv1.pat.W.v2, whole genome shotgun sequence genome has a segment encoding these proteins:
- the WDR59 gene encoding GATOR2 complex protein WDR59 isoform X4: MAARWSSENVVVEFRDAQATAMSVDCLGQRAVLSGRRFLYIVNLDAPNEGHRKISRQSKWDIGAVQWNPHDSYAYYFAASSNQRVDLYKWKEGNGEVCTSLQGHTRVISDLDWAVFEPDLLVTSSVDTYIYIWDIKDTRKPTVSLSAVAGASQVKWNKKNANCLATSHDGDVRIWDKRKPSTAVEYLAAHLSKIHGLDWHPDNEYTLATSSQDNSVRFWDYRQPRKYLNILPCQVPVWKARYTPFSNGLVTVMVPQLRRENSLLLWNVFDLNTPVHTFVGHDDVVLEFQWRKQKEGSKDYQLVTWSRDQTLRMWRIDSQLQRLCANDILDGVEDLIDGISHLPEPDKTLHPQDSEPQHNSGHGDEEALKEDFLNDPLVGKKTDQLGLPQTLQQEFSLINVQIRNVNVEMDAVSRSCTVSVHCGNHRVRMLVMFPVQYPNNAAPSFQFINPTSITASMKAKLLKILKDTSLQKVKRNQSCLEPCLRQLVSWLESVVNQEDSTSSNPYALSNSVTPPLPTFARVSNAYGSYQDSNIPFPRTSGARFCGAGIANFPAEVKQSSIALNRLGNLVNITLPLG, translated from the exons CCGCCGTTTCCTCTACATTGTCAACCTGGATGCACCAAATGAGGGCCATCGAAAGATCTCCCGACAGAGCAAGTGGGACATTGGGGCAGTGCAATGGAACCCACATGACAGCTACGCGTACTACTTTGCAGCTTCG AGCAATCAGCGAGTTGACCTGTATAAGTGGAAGGAAGGTAATGGTGAAGTTTGCACATCACTGCAAGGACACACACGTGTGATCAG CGACTTGGACTGGGCCGTGTTTGAGCCAGACCTGCTGGTCACCAGTTCTGTGGACACATACATCTACATCTGGGACATCAA AGACACCAGGAAACCTACAGTCTCGCTCTCTGCAGTCG ctggagcttcCCAGGTGAAATGGAACAAGAAAAATGCCAACTGTTTAGCAACAAGCCATGATGGGGATGTCCGAATATGGGACAAAAGG AAACCCAGCACTGCAGTGGAGTACTTGGCAGCTCATCTCTCTAAAATCCATGGCCTGGATTGGCATCCTGACAACGAGTACACATTGGCCACTTCCAGCCAGGACAACTCTGTCAGG ttCTGGGATTACCGTCAGCCTCGGAAGTACCTCAATATCCTTCCCTGCCAGGTTCCTGTCTGGAAGGCAAGATACACG CCTTTCAGCAATGGGCTGGTGACAGTGATGGTCCCCCAGCTCCGTCGGGAGaacagcctccttctctggaatgTCTTTGACTTGAACACGCCTGTCCACACTTTTGTGGGACATGATGACGTTGTGCTGGAGTTTCAGtggaggaagcagaaagaag GTTCTAAAGACTACCAGCTGGTTACGTGGTCCCGTGATCAGACTCTGCGGATGTGGCGGATTGACTCTCAGCTGCAGAGG CTGTGCGCTAACGATATCCTGGATGGAGTTGAGGACCTCATCGATGGGATTTCTCATCTGCCAGAGCCAGACAAGACCCTTCACCCCCAGGACTCTGAGCCCCAGCATAACTCTGGACATGGGGATGAGGAAG cCTTAAAAGAAGATTTTCTGAATGACCCCCTGGTGGGAAAGAAAACGGACCAGCTGGGGCTGCCTCAAACACTGCAGCAGGAGTTTTCTCTGATCAACGTGCAGATCCGAAATGTCAACGTGGAG ATGGATGCAGTGAGTCGCAGCTGTACGGTGTCGGTGCACTGCGGCAACCACAGAgtcaggatgctggtgatgttCCCTGTCCAGTATCCCAATAATGCTGCACCGTCCTTCCAGTTCATCAACCCGACCTCAATCACCGCCTCCATGAAGGCAAAGCTGCTGAAG ATACTGAAAGACACTTCTCTGCAGAAAGTGAAGCGGAACCAGAGCTGCCTGGAGCCTTGCCTGCGTCAGCTGGTCTCCTGGCTGGAGTCTGTTGTG AACCAAGAGGACAGCACATCCAGCAATCCCTACGCTTTGTCCAACTCGGTAACACCCCCCTTGCCCACGTTCGCCCGGGTCTCCAATGCCTATGGCTCCTACCAGGACTCTAACATCCCATTTCCACGGACCTCTGGAGCCAGGTTCTGTGGTGCAG GCATTGCCAACTTCCCGGCAGAAGTGAAACAGAGTAGTATTGCATTGAATAGGCTCGGAAACCTGGTGAACATCACCTTGCCTCTGGGATGA